A single window of Pontibacillus chungwhensis DNA harbors:
- a CDS encoding transporter, translated as MKIFKRLYEGIMVLLVMVTIMTLWSDRPYDSVVNWIVWGIFMIDFLIRLVLTKNKWEFVKQNPFLVVAVIPFDQFFQMARIVRIIYLFRIKTITKYYVEPLINRLTYKSKIVLFGLMATLLAIESSLLWMAEGEISTFSDAFLMIGRQLLFFGHQSGISLSTFSIIMLVFTSILGVVLHGLALQWIIEKGERVVKGRLKSSERHQDLQKDLTK; from the coding sequence ATGAAAATCTTTAAGCGTTTATATGAAGGCATTATGGTTCTGCTTGTTATGGTTACCATAATGACATTATGGAGCGACCGCCCGTATGATTCTGTGGTGAACTGGATTGTATGGGGGATCTTTATGATAGACTTTCTAATCCGTCTGGTACTGACAAAGAATAAATGGGAGTTCGTGAAACAGAACCCCTTTCTAGTTGTTGCGGTGATTCCCTTTGACCAATTCTTTCAAATGGCACGTATTGTGCGCATTATTTATCTCTTTCGTATAAAAACCATTACGAAATATTATGTAGAACCCCTTATCAACCGACTTACCTATAAGTCTAAGATTGTTCTTTTTGGGTTAATGGCTACTCTGCTAGCCATTGAATCGTCCCTATTGTGGATGGCAGAAGGCGAAATCTCAACATTTTCTGATGCCTTCCTTATGATAGGCAGACAACTACTGTTTTTCGGGCATCAAAGTGGAATTTCGCTCAGCACGTTCTCTATTATTATGCTAGTGTTTACGTCTATCTTAGGGGTCGTGCTACATGGATTAGCCCTACAATGGATCATTGAAAAGGGAGAAAGGGTTGTGAAGGGGAGACTAAAATCCTCAGAACGCCATCAAGACCTTCAGAAAGATCTAACTAAATAA
- a CDS encoding sensor domain-containing diguanylate cyclase, producing MTVESTIVSLFVYLIPFLFLFYMAIEVLLRNVQSKIHRLASLIVLGYMLLFLEEYIRHLLPIQYSAPLVAFWFGNVGALLTSFGFHFVAEVTSFKYRIPARLRPYIYYVPVLFVLVTVLSVSNVFNSSNFVQQGIWKLPIHNVPYFASITTGNILTLFFIYMIVQQRKVVDSLERKRIMDILLYSFVFVLGWNIVFGYIDFGPWLPPHPYIFAGVVWCFMLRMAMLKYDFLSSYSKRYEILFTLNPNAILLVDSKGMIKEANPTAQHFLEDANIKSRNVFEAYQATHQQEWIELYDKIFEKRQPVRQFEAEIESVKDGQIRHLLIDGDFLFVDQEPYFMIIIRNITSEKQKAEQVSFLAYHDSLTQLPNRRSFYQSLEERLQGHGPLYMAIILFDLDSFKQVNDQYGHAVGDEFLKHVAQEVTEFVSGKGFAARLGGDEFVICLDEIPSSDYVRGEVKTLLKRFKHNPYSREKIEIPIHASVGVSLYPEHGNEADELIKRADQSLYKVKNEGKNNFHMQGSEF from the coding sequence ATGACTGTCGAATCGACTATAGTAAGTCTCTTTGTCTACTTAATTCCGTTCTTATTTCTGTTTTATATGGCCATTGAGGTTCTGCTTAGAAATGTCCAAAGTAAGATCCATCGGCTGGCCAGCTTGATTGTTCTGGGATATATGTTGTTGTTCTTAGAAGAATATATACGTCATTTACTCCCCATTCAATATAGTGCCCCCTTAGTCGCATTTTGGTTTGGTAATGTAGGTGCTCTCCTTACAAGCTTCGGTTTTCACTTTGTTGCTGAAGTGACGTCCTTCAAATACCGAATACCCGCCCGCTTACGTCCATATATTTATTATGTACCTGTTTTATTTGTTCTGGTAACCGTACTCTCTGTTAGCAATGTGTTCAATAGCAGTAACTTTGTGCAGCAAGGAATATGGAAGTTACCCATCCATAATGTTCCTTACTTTGCATCAATTACAACTGGGAATATATTAACCCTTTTCTTTATCTATATGATTGTCCAACAAAGGAAAGTGGTTGATTCCTTAGAACGAAAACGGATCATGGATATATTGTTATATTCGTTTGTGTTTGTTTTAGGATGGAATATCGTGTTCGGTTATATAGATTTTGGTCCGTGGTTACCCCCTCATCCTTATATCTTTGCCGGAGTTGTCTGGTGCTTTATGTTAAGGATGGCTATGCTGAAATATGATTTCCTATCGTCATATTCTAAACGATATGAGATTTTGTTCACCCTCAATCCAAACGCCATTCTGTTAGTAGATAGTAAAGGGATGATTAAAGAAGCGAACCCGACAGCCCAACACTTCCTAGAAGATGCGAACATAAAGAGTCGAAATGTATTTGAAGCCTATCAAGCTACGCATCAGCAGGAATGGATTGAGTTGTATGATAAAATTTTCGAAAAACGTCAGCCCGTAAGACAATTTGAAGCGGAGATTGAGAGTGTTAAAGACGGACAAATCCGTCATTTGCTAATTGACGGTGACTTCTTATTTGTTGACCAAGAGCCTTATTTCATGATCATTATCCGAAATATTACCTCTGAGAAGCAAAAGGCAGAACAAGTTTCCTTCCTTGCTTATCATGACTCGTTAACTCAACTCCCTAATCGGCGTTCTTTCTACCAATCTTTAGAAGAAAGACTTCAAGGTCATGGTCCTCTCTATATGGCAATCATTCTATTTGATTTAGATTCTTTTAAACAAGTAAATGACCAGTATGGGCATGCAGTTGGGGATGAATTCCTAAAGCATGTGGCTCAGGAAGTGACGGAATTTGTTAGCGGAAAGGGGTTTGCAGCTAGGCTAGGAGGAGACGAATTTGTTATTTGCTTGGATGAAATTCCTTCTTCTGACTATGTAAGGGGAGAAGTGAAGACCCTGCTTAAACGATTTAAGCATAATCCATATTCACGGGAGAAGATTGAAATCCCGATTCATGCAAGCGTCGGAGTCAGCTTGTATCCTGAACATGGAAATGAAGCGGATGAATTGATAAAGAGAGCAGATCAATCTCTTTATAAGGTTAAGAATGAGGGGAAGAACAATTTCCACATGCAAGGGTCCGAATTTTAA